Genomic window (Acidobacteriota bacterium):
CGTTTTTCGGACTTCCATTTCTCGAGACCGCCATTCAGGACCGAGACGCGTTTCGAGTGGCCGAGATAGTCGAGCGTGAAGAACGTTCGCGCCGCCGCAAGCCCGTTGAGATCGCCGTAAAGGACGATTCTCTTACTGTTCCCGACACCGGCGGCGGAGAACGCCTTTTGAAGATTCTCAACCGATGCGAGTTCGTTCGGAACGCCGTCGCGCGTCGTCGTGATGTCACTGTAAGCCAGAAAACGGGCCGTCGGGATATGACCCGAGTCATAACTCTGGCGGTTCGCTCCGACATGAAGCAAAATGACGCGGTCAAGATTTTTGGCCAGCCAGCCGGTCGAGACAAGCATCTCCCGATTCGCGCTTTGCGCCTCAGCCGATCCCGTAAACAAGGCGACACAGAGCGCCGCAAATAACATCAGATTCCTTAAATTCATAGAGTTAAACCACCTTTGATCATTCGTTTTTCGATCGGCCGGGGATTCTACAGAAGTGGCGTCAGTTCACCGAGTTTTCCCCGCAACGTCGCCGGTCTGAAACATCTCGCCCATCGCCCAAACCGAACGACGCGACAATGTTGTGTCCGCCGGGCTTGACCGATCGTTCAACGAGTTCGACATAGGATCGCCGGTCTTCCGCAGCCGTCAGAAAATGGAACACCGCCCTATCGTGCCAGACGTCAAAACGGTTTGCGGGCAGAACGATCCGCGTAACGTCGCCTTCGATCCACTCGACGGATTCAGCTTGCGTTCCAAGTCGGTCCCGGTTGCAGTCGAGAGCGGTCGCAGAGATATCGATCACCGAAACGTCGGAAAAACATCGATAATTGCCGATTCTCGGCCGATCCCGATCCGGATCAAGAGCTGCATCGAGTTCCCAAGATATTCCAGGTACCAGCTTACCTGCCGGTCATCCTTTGTTTGATAAACGTTTTCCCAATGCGATTTTCGGTTCATTTCTCGGTCTCCGCATCGGTATTTTTGTCATCACGCCGTAACTCGACGTCGCACGAATTGCGCATTCAGGTGCTGACGCCGAGTTTCGGCAGAATGACCAGCTGCATCAGCAGCCAGAAAACGAAGAAACCGATGATCCAATAAATGTCGTTCATATTTTCAATACCTGTTTAGAATGGTCGTCCGCCGCGACGTCCGCCACCGCCCGGACCGCCGCCGCCCGCTCCGCAGCGCTCGAACGCCGGCAAATGGTTCTGTTCGGACGCTCGCTGCAATTCACGATAAACCATCAAAATGTCCTCGCGGGCAGTCGATTTCAAAAGCCGCGTGTATAGATCGCGATTGGCGATCTCGGCATCGACCCCGGCCTTGCAGGCTGCTGCAACGTTTTCGAATTTCGGCGCGCTGCCGATCCAACCGTTTTCCGGCACCGGGATTCCGTGGGTTTTGAAAAGTACCTTCAAACGCTCGGCGTGACGCGCCTCAGCCTCCCGGATATTGATGAATGGCCGAGGATTCCGAAAATCTTTATTGACCTGTTCGTAAATCGCAAGTGCCATATACTCGTCGTTCAGGGCGAGCAGCAAACCATCAACCTCTTCCTTCTTGAGTTCGCCTTTGTACGTGGCGAAATCGTAATTGCAGATCTTGCATTCCGTCCCGGTGGTTTTTGTCGCTTCCGGCGGCGGCGTTGGCGCCGCGTTGACGGGAGGGACTTTGTTCTGAAGCTGATTGCTCGTCTCCGGTCCCTGTCCGCATCCGACGATCAGGAATAACGCTGCGATGATAACTACTGACTTCATACTGCCTCCAAGCAAAAAGCCTTCCGCGAACGAACGGCTTGCTCTTTATTTTGTGCTAGCGCAGGAACTCGCCGATACTTCGGACTCCAGCCCGGCGTCGAGCCACGCCTGAGTCCCGCCTGTAACGTTGTAAACTTTCGCAAATCCTGCATTTTCGAGTATGCTCGCGCCGAGCGACGATCGGTATCCGCTTTGGCAGATGACGAATGTCGGCACCTTCGGATCCAGCCGTTCTAGTTCTTTATCAAGGCGGTCGAGCGGGATGTTCAAGGTTCTGACCGCGTGACCGTTGGCGTGTTCCGCCGGACGCCGGACGTCGACGAACTGCAGATATTTCTCGGTCTCGGTCAGCCCGCTGACTTCGTTAACGGAAACCTGTTCAACTGATCTTGTTTCACCTCGATAGTCGCCGAAGAGAATGAACCCCGCGACCGTTTCGTGCCCGACTCGCGCGAGCCGCATAAACGCCTCGTCAACTTGCGCTTCGGTTTCGGCGACGATCGCGAGATTCGTACCGATCGGGATCATCGTTCCGGCCCACGACGCAAACTGTCCGCCGAGGCCGATATTGACCGAGTTTGGGACGTGAGCCGCACCGTATTCGACGTTCTTGCGGACATCAATGACGACTCCGTCAAATTCCGTGATCTCGACCGAATTCATTGCTTTCGGTCTCGGAAGATCGGCCAGCGAACGCGAGCCTTCGAGATTCTTCGCGGCGCTGCGCGGAAAATAAGCCGGAACCTCCGGTTGATCGGCGGCGACGATCTTGACGAATTCTTCCTTCGTCATCGGCTGCAATGCGTAGTTGAACTGGCGCTGATTTCCGAGCGTCGACCAGGTTTCCTTTGACAGGGACTTGCCGCACAACGAACCCGCGCCGTGCGCCGGATAGACCTCTGTCTCGTCGGGAAAATTCAAAATCTTCCCGTGCAGCGAATCGTAAAGCATACCGCCCATCTGCTCGGCCGTGAATCCTTTCGATCCGACAAGATCGGGCCGTCCGACATCGCCGATAAAAAGCGTGTCGCCGGTGAACATCTTGAGCGGTTCTTCCGCGTCTTCGGTATTCTCGGCGATGATCGTGATTCCCTCGGGCGTGTGGCCCGGCGTTTCGAGGAACTTCAACGAAACGGCGCCGACTGCAAGTTCGTCGCCGTCAGCTACCTTTAGTGTCGGAAACGATGTGTTTGCGCGCCTGCCGTAGACGATCTCTGCCCCGGTTTTGGCGGCAAGTTCGAGATGGCCCGAAACGAAATCGGCGTGCGAATGCGTCTCGATGATGTACTTGATGCGTTGGCCGTTCGCTTCCGCCTCGTCAAGATATTGCTGAACGTCCCGTTGCGGATCGATGATCGCCGCTTCGTCGCCCGAACCGATGTAATACGAGGCATGCGCCAGACAGCCAAGATAGAATTGTTTGAATTTCATAAACCCCCAAGAGCGATTTTGGATTTTTGATTTTTGATTTTTGATTGGGAACCGCACTGATCGTTCTACTCAGCTACGCTCCGGATCTAAAATCGCAAATCGAAGACTTCGAAGTTTTTTACTACCAAGAATACCGCGACTCCTATGACAAGCAATGCAAATGCGCGCTGCAATCTTGCGGGCGCGAGCCGGTGCGAAAGAATCGTCCCCGCGATCGTTCCGCCGATCGCGATCGCGAGAACAAGAAAAGTCAGGGCAAGATCGACGTTGGTCTGCGCCAGATGCCCGACGAAACCTGCTGCGGAGTTCATCGCGATCACCAGAAGCGACGTTCCGATCGCCGGTTTCATCGCCAACCCGCCGAATAGCACCAACGCCGGCACGATCAGAAACCCGCCTCCGACACCGAGAAACCCGGTCAGAACACCGACCCCAAAACCGGCCGCGACGGCCTTG
Coding sequences:
- a CDS encoding class I SAM-dependent methyltransferase, giving the protein MIDISATALDCNRDRLGTQAESVEWIEGDVTRIVLPANRFDVWHDRAVFHFLTAAEDRRSYVELVERSVKPGGHNIVASFGLGDGRDVSDRRRCGENSVN
- a CDS encoding DUF2202 domain-containing protein, with translation MALAIYEQVNKDFRNPRPFINIREAEARHAERLKVLFKTHGIPVPENGWIGSAPKFENVAAACKAGVDAEIANRDLYTRLLKSTAREDILMVYRELQRASEQNHLPAFERCGAGGGGPGGGGRRGGRPF
- a CDS encoding MBL fold metallo-hydrolase codes for the protein MKFKQFYLGCLAHASYYIGSGDEAAIIDPQRDVQQYLDEAEANGQRIKYIIETHSHADFVSGHLELAAKTGAEIVYGRRANTSFPTLKVADGDELAVGAVSLKFLETPGHTPEGITIIAENTEDAEEPLKMFTGDTLFIGDVGRPDLVGSKGFTAEQMGGMLYDSLHGKILNFPDETEVYPAHGAGSLCGKSLSKETWSTLGNQRQFNYALQPMTKEEFVKIVAADQPEVPAYFPRSAAKNLEGSRSLADLPRPKAMNSVEITEFDGVVIDVRKNVEYGAAHVPNSVNIGLGGQFASWAGTMIPIGTNLAIVAETEAQVDEAFMRLARVGHETVAGFILFGDYRGETRSVEQVSVNEVSGLTETEKYLQFVDVRRPAEHANGHAVRTLNIPLDRLDKELERLDPKVPTFVICQSGYRSSLGASILENAGFAKVYNVTGGTQAWLDAGLESEVSASSCASTK